One genomic region from Gemmobacter aquarius encodes:
- a CDS encoding VIT1/CCC1 transporter family protein gives MTLAYQSAHQELHYLDRAGWLRAAVLGANDGIVSVASLIVGVAAADPGRAAILIAGAAGLAAGAMSMAAGEYVSVSSQSDVERADIAREKQALVDTPEAEEQELASIYESRGLSPQTAALVARELTERDALAAHVRDELGLSEVHTANPLQAAFASGLTFTLAAAVPMAAAALAPDSWIIAAVVVATLISLAGLGALGAHAGGAPKLRATARVLFWGAAAMAITAGVGRIFGVSV, from the coding sequence ATGACCCTCGCCTACCAATCCGCCCATCAGGAACTGCATTACCTCGACCGCGCGGGGTGGCTGCGTGCTGCTGTGCTTGGGGCGAATGACGGCATCGTGTCGGTCGCCTCGCTGATCGTGGGGGTAGCCGCAGCCGATCCCGGCCGTGCGGCGATTCTGATTGCTGGCGCTGCGGGGCTTGCGGCGGGGGCCATGTCGATGGCGGCGGGCGAATACGTGTCGGTGAGTTCGCAATCCGACGTGGAACGCGCAGATATCGCGCGCGAGAAACAGGCGCTGGTCGACACGCCCGAGGCGGAAGAGCAGGAGCTGGCCTCGATCTACGAATCCCGCGGTCTGTCGCCGCAGACGGCTGCCTTGGTTGCGCGCGAGTTAACGGAAAGGGACGCGCTGGCCGCGCATGTGCGTGACGAGTTGGGGCTGTCTGAGGTGCATACGGCGAACCCGTTGCAGGCGGCCTTCGCGTCGGGCCTGACCTTTACGCTGGCCGCCGCCGTGCCGATGGCCGCTGCCGCGCTGGCACCGGACTCGTGGATCATCGCCGCCGTGGTGGTCGCCACGCTGATCAGCCTTGCAGGACTTGGTGCCTTGGGTGCGCACGCGGGCGGTGCGCCGAAACTGCGGGCCACCGCGCGCGTGCTTTTCTGGGGCGCTGCGGCGATGGCCATCACGGCGGGCGTGGGCCGTATCTTCGGCGTCTCGGTCTAA
- a CDS encoding ATP-binding protein — protein sequence MKGASIRIRSAVALSLIVTALWLVTAALTARLLSDEMDEVFDSALQETGQRILQLAVVDVLNREEAGVTRRVTGLAAHEEHFTYVVRDRAGALLLTSHRAEPAEFPLFDAEGFHDANGLRFYQETAVSGTVILTIAEPLSHRREVAVEMVVALALPLLVTVPLSVVAIFYGLGFGLRPLDRLRDQLARRSADRLTPLAREGLPTELRPVADTVNDLLARLETSFAAERSFAANAAHELRTPLAGALAQVQRLRQQSTDADTRRRADEVEATLKRLTRLSEKLMQLARAEGARLVVDKAADIAAIVALVAQDFRGERDVARLHLALPDVAVPSTVDPDAAAIVTRNLIENALRHGGNAAITVTLDTSGRLTVENGGASIPSERMAILTDRFVRVGGGEGSGLGLAIVQTIAGRIGSTLLLQSPIPGRNDGFRASIGLIPDPSSMTERPS from the coding sequence ATGAAGGGCGCGTCGATCCGCATAAGGTCGGCGGTTGCGCTGTCGCTGATCGTCACGGCCCTGTGGCTGGTGACGGCGGCGCTGACTGCAAGGCTGTTGTCGGACGAGATGGACGAAGTGTTCGATTCCGCGTTGCAGGAGACGGGGCAACGTATCCTGCAACTGGCCGTCGTCGATGTGCTGAACCGCGAGGAGGCGGGGGTCACCCGCCGTGTCACGGGACTTGCCGCGCATGAGGAACATTTCACCTATGTGGTGCGCGACCGGGCGGGGGCGCTGCTGCTGACCTCTCATCGGGCCGAGCCTGCGGAGTTTCCGCTGTTCGATGCCGAGGGGTTCCACGATGCGAACGGCCTGCGCTTCTATCAGGAGACTGCTGTTAGCGGCACGGTGATCCTGACCATCGCCGAACCTTTGTCGCATCGCCGCGAGGTGGCTGTCGAGATGGTGGTCGCGCTGGCATTGCCGCTGCTGGTCACGGTGCCGCTGAGCGTGGTGGCGATCTTTTACGGGCTGGGTTTCGGTTTGCGTCCGCTGGACCGCCTGCGCGACCAGTTGGCGCGGCGCAGTGCCGACCGTCTGACGCCCTTGGCGCGCGAGGGGCTGCCGACCGAACTGCGGCCCGTGGCCGATACTGTGAATGACCTTCTGGCGCGGCTCGAGACATCCTTTGCCGCCGAGCGTAGTTTCGCTGCCAACGCCGCGCATGAATTGCGCACGCCGCTTGCCGGAGCGTTGGCGCAGGTGCAGCGCTTGCGACAGCAATCCACCGATGCCGACACCAGACGGCGCGCCGACGAGGTGGAGGCCACTTTGAAACGGCTGACGCGGCTGTCGGAAAAGCTGATGCAACTCGCCCGTGCCGAGGGGGCGCGACTGGTGGTCGACAAAGCTGCCGACATCGCGGCCATCGTCGCGCTCGTGGCGCAGGATTTCCGCGGCGAGCGCGATGTGGCGCGGTTGCATCTGGCTTTGCCTGACGTGGCCGTGCCCTCGACGGTTGATCCAGATGCGGCAGCAATCGTGACACGCAACCTGATCGAGAACGCGCTGCGACACGGCGGCAATGCGGCGATTACGGTTACGCTCGACACCTCGGGTCGCCTTACGGTAGAGAATGGCGGTGCTTCGATCCCGTCCGAGCGGATGGCGATATTGACCGACCGTTTCGTACGGGTCGGCGGCGGCGAGGGCAGCGGGCTTGGGCTTGCCATCGTCCAGACCATCGCCGGACGCATCGGATCGACGCTTTTATTGCAGTCGCCCATTCCGGGCCGGAACGACGGCTTTCGCGCCAGCATCGGCCTTATCCCTGACCCATCCAGTATGACGGAAAGACCATCATGA
- a CDS encoding response regulator transcription factor encodes MRILLVEDDRVIAGAVREQAESEGHSIDHAARLDEAGDALAVAHFDLILLDLMLPDGRGLPFLRGLRAKGDTTPVIIMTALDQVSDRIEGLNAGADDYLVKPFDLSELSARIGSVSRRYAGNPNPRIELGELSVDIAARSLTRAGKPVPLTAREWVLFEAFLQKPGQLLSKPVLEERLYSFDSEVESNTIEVHISRLRKKLGADLIVTERGLGYRMARP; translated from the coding sequence ATGCGGATACTGCTGGTCGAGGATGATCGCGTGATCGCAGGGGCCGTGCGCGAGCAGGCCGAAAGCGAGGGACATTCCATCGACCATGCCGCACGGCTGGACGAGGCGGGCGATGCCTTGGCGGTGGCGCATTTCGACCTGATCCTGCTTGACCTGATGCTGCCTGACGGGCGGGGTCTGCCGTTTCTGCGCGGCTTGCGGGCCAAGGGCGATACGACGCCCGTGATCATCATGACCGCGCTCGATCAGGTGTCCGACCGGATCGAGGGGCTGAATGCGGGCGCGGACGACTATCTGGTCAAGCCGTTCGATCTGAGCGAGTTGTCGGCGCGGATCGGGTCGGTGTCGCGCCGCTATGCGGGCAACCCCAATCCGCGCATCGAACTGGGCGAGCTTTCTGTCGACATTGCCGCCCGCAGTCTGACGCGGGCCGGAAAGCCGGTGCCGCTGACCGCGCGCGAATGGGTGCTGTTCGAGGCGTTCCTGCAAAAGCCGGGTCAGCTCTTGTCGAAGCCGGTGCTGGAAGAGCGGCTCTATTCCTTCGACAGCGAGGTCGAGAGCAACACGATCGAAGTCCACATCAGCCGGTTGCGCAAGAAACTCGGGGCCGATCTGATCGTGACCGAGCGCGGGCTGGGCTACCGCATGGCGCGGCCATGA
- a CDS encoding PepSY domain-containing protein, with protein sequence MIRLSTSLVIVGLLAAGPAFAKADCAVPMARWQPRDAVAAFAGENGWRVSRIRLDDGCYEVTGFDAKGRRIEVKLDPASLSILEMEYEDDDGGEGEDGEDHEGADD encoded by the coding sequence ATGATCCGCCTGTCAACAAGCCTTGTGATCGTCGGTCTGCTGGCAGCAGGGCCCGCATTCGCAAAGGCCGATTGCGCCGTTCCGATGGCCAGATGGCAACCGCGCGATGCGGTCGCGGCCTTTGCCGGTGAAAACGGCTGGCGCGTCTCGCGCATCCGTCTTGATGACGGTTGCTACGAGGTGACGGGCTTCGACGCCAAAGGACGCAGGATCGAGGTCAAGCTCGATCCTGCATCCCTGTCGATCCTCGAGATGGAATACGAGGACGACGACGGCGGCGAAGGTGAGGACGGCGAAGACCACGAAGGCGCTGATGACTGA
- a CDS encoding DUF2271 domain-containing protein — MKPLHAALALTTAIIAPGLAAARPVTLTTNLAPYGGRGAYLAFYVTDASGAYAGSLWMAGGKSKYYRHLSDWARLTGGDVAQVDGITGASVGSGQSLDLTMDLADALFDAGYTLHIDAAAEDMRESPNEIAVPLTTTGAGQPVQGRRYIADFSYAF, encoded by the coding sequence ATGAAACCGCTTCACGCAGCCCTTGCCCTGACCACCGCGATCATTGCCCCCGGTCTCGCCGCAGCCCGCCCTGTCACCCTGACCACGAACCTCGCGCCCTATGGCGGGCGCGGGGCCTATCTCGCCTTTTACGTCACCGATGCCTCGGGGGCCTATGCGGGCAGCCTGTGGATGGCGGGCGGAAAGTCCAAGTATTACCGCCACCTGTCGGACTGGGCCCGCCTGACCGGCGGCGATGTCGCACAGGTCGACGGCATCACGGGGGCCAGCGTCGGCTCGGGCCAAAGCCTCGATCTGACGATGGACCTTGCCGATGCGCTCTTCGATGCGGGCTACACGCTGCACATCGACGCCGCCGCCGAAGACATGCGCGAAAGCCCGAACGAAATCGCTGTGCCGTTGACGACGACAGGCGCGGGCCAGCCCGTGCAGGGCCGCCGCTACATCGCCGATTTCAGCTACGCCTTCTGA
- a CDS encoding PepSY domain-containing protein — protein MLRSLHRWPGLLAAVLVLALSLSGVALSVFPAVEAISAPPAVAGQTVADLAAKVQATHPTVEQIRRAPSGRITAYWFDGNTPGSAVIDPATGQDAGSADPSAFRTWLTDFHRALLMEDAGRWTTAAAALAMLVLSVSGAALVARRQGGWRKWFAPMRGPAAGRWHGEFARVAVATLTLSAFTALWMTASTFDLLPADEANAAFPATVSGQTGLSPAAMPALAAVPVADLRDLTFPYAGDATDAFALTTSQGTGFVDQGTGALLVWAVNGPWANIGEWIYLLHTGEGAAFWGLILGLATLAAPVLAVTGTLVWLRNRRNRPSVAGMASAGKAETVILVASEGGSTWGFAKALGHALQQAGGSVHIAPLSAFAPQAYSAAQRILIMAATWGDGDAPAASQSALGRVAAAAPHPTARLAVLGFGDRSFPAFCGYAEAIDTAARAAGWQMLLPLDRIDRHSAQAFARWSATLGEAIGTPLSAIHQPEPPRTTALTLVTRRDYGEAVQAPTAILRFALPSASLFDRIAGRGLPRFQPGDLLGIVPQGSSVPRYYSLASGTGDGFVEIVVRKHPGGLCSGQLLDLSAGQSVQGFVKPNPSFRPDRSDAPLILVGAGTGIGPLAGIIRANTRRRPIYLWFGARHPQADFLYGADLDLWSASGQLANLATAFSRTATRHYVQDRLRADAERIRDLVSKGGRIMVCGGREMAQGVRETLAEILAPAGLSPATLKAGGRYAEDSY, from the coding sequence ATGCTCCGCTCACTCCACCGCTGGCCCGGCCTCTTGGCCGCCGTCCTCGTGCTTGCCCTGTCGCTTAGCGGCGTGGCCCTGTCGGTCTTTCCGGCGGTGGAGGCCATATCCGCACCCCCCGCCGTGGCGGGCCAGACCGTGGCCGACCTTGCCGCCAAGGTTCAGGCAACCCACCCGACCGTCGAACAGATCCGCCGCGCACCTTCGGGCCGCATCACCGCCTACTGGTTCGACGGCAACACGCCCGGCTCTGCCGTGATCGACCCCGCGACCGGACAGGACGCAGGCAGCGCCGACCCGTCAGCGTTCAGGACGTGGCTGACCGATTTCCACCGCGCCCTTCTCATGGAAGATGCAGGCCGCTGGACCACCGCCGCGGCGGCTCTGGCGATGCTGGTCCTGTCGGTCTCTGGCGCGGCACTCGTCGCCCGCCGTCAGGGCGGATGGCGCAAGTGGTTCGCCCCGATGCGCGGCCCCGCTGCCGGTCGCTGGCACGGCGAATTCGCACGGGTCGCGGTCGCGACGCTGACCCTTTCCGCCTTCACCGCGCTCTGGATGACGGCATCGACCTTCGACCTTCTGCCCGCGGACGAGGCGAACGCCGCCTTCCCCGCGACCGTCAGCGGCCAGACCGGCCTTTCCCCCGCCGCCATGCCCGCGCTTGCCGCCGTTCCCGTCGCAGATCTGCGCGACCTGACCTTTCCTTATGCCGGAGACGCGACCGATGCCTTTGCCCTGACCACGTCGCAAGGCACCGGCTTCGTCGACCAGGGCACAGGCGCGCTTCTGGTCTGGGCGGTAAACGGGCCTTGGGCGAACATCGGCGAATGGATCTACCTGTTGCACACCGGCGAAGGCGCGGCATTCTGGGGCCTGATCCTTGGCCTTGCCACCCTCGCCGCTCCCGTCCTTGCCGTGACCGGAACGCTGGTCTGGCTGCGCAACCGCCGAAACCGACCCTCTGTCGCGGGCATGGCCAGCGCGGGCAAGGCTGAAACCGTGATCCTCGTCGCCAGCGAAGGCGGCAGCACTTGGGGCTTTGCCAAGGCCCTCGGCCACGCCCTGCAACAGGCGGGCGGCAGCGTCCACATCGCCCCGCTTTCCGCCTTTGCCCCGCAGGCCTACAGCGCAGCCCAGCGCATCCTGATCATGGCCGCCACATGGGGTGACGGCGATGCCCCCGCCGCATCGCAAAGCGCGCTTGGACGGGTCGCCGCAGCCGCCCCGCATCCCACAGCACGCCTTGCTGTCCTCGGCTTCGGCGACCGCAGTTTTCCCGCCTTCTGCGGCTATGCCGAAGCCATCGACACCGCGGCCCGCGCCGCCGGATGGCAGATGCTGCTTCCCCTCGACCGCATCGACCGACACTCCGCGCAAGCCTTCGCCCGCTGGTCGGCCACCCTGGGCGAGGCAATCGGCACCCCGCTTTCGGCAATCCACCAGCCCGAACCGCCGCGGACGACTGCACTCACCCTCGTCACCCGCCGCGACTATGGCGAGGCCGTGCAAGCCCCCACCGCCATCCTGCGCTTCGCCCTGCCCAGCGCCTCGCTTTTCGACCGGATCGCTGGCCGCGGCCTGCCGCGCTTTCAACCTGGCGACCTTCTGGGTATCGTCCCCCAAGGCAGCAGCGTGCCGCGCTACTACTCGCTCGCCTCGGGCACGGGCGACGGCTTCGTCGAGATCGTCGTGCGTAAACACCCCGGCGGCCTCTGCTCGGGGCAGTTGCTTGACCTTTCCGCAGGCCAGTCCGTGCAGGGCTTCGTCAAACCGAACCCCAGCTTCAGGCCCGACCGCAGCGATGCGCCGCTGATCCTCGTCGGCGCAGGCACCGGAATCGGCCCGCTGGCGGGCATCATCCGCGCCAATACCCGCCGTCGCCCGATCTATCTGTGGTTCGGTGCGCGCCACCCACAGGCGGATTTCCTGTATGGTGCCGACCTCGACCTCTGGTCCGCCTCGGGCCAGCTTGCCAATCTCGCCACCGCCTTCTCGCGCACGGCAACGCGGCACTATGTGCAAGACCGCCTGCGCGCCGATGCCGAACGCATCCGCGACCTCGTATCCAAGGGGGGCCGCATCATGGTCTGCGGCGGTCGCGAAATGGCCCAAGGCGTGCGCGAGACGCTCGCCGAAATCCTTGCCCCGGCTGGGCTTTCCCCCGCCACCCTGAAAGCCGGAGGCCGCTATGCCGAAGACAGCTACTGA
- a CDS encoding FAD:protein FMN transferase: protein MPKTATDTAQTRLNGATMGTEWSVLVHAPLSTSSHAALQTDLQRTVDEVDNQMSTWKPDSALMRFNAAPVEVWHAMPKHLLQVLQTGLAISAISKGAFEMNLGDAVRAWGFSSDAIDLAAIRSASAAPRVPALAALDLDLPAGLARKTAPLALDLSGIAKGYGVDRLAETVVAYGIAHALCAIDGEVRAVGTRADGAPWSVGIDAPDSGLRGSHSVIALANAAVATSGDYRHFLTIRNTRLSHTMDPSTRAPVIEAPASVTVLGQSCVFADAMATALMVTGRTRARRLAVDQGISALLLERSGELLCTGLFKDTARLIN, encoded by the coding sequence ATGCCGAAGACAGCTACTGACACCGCCCAAACTCGACTGAACGGTGCGACGATGGGCACGGAGTGGAGCGTCCTCGTCCATGCGCCCCTCTCGACATCCTCCCACGCCGCCCTACAAACCGACCTGCAACGCACCGTGGACGAGGTCGACAACCAGATGTCGACATGGAAACCCGACTCGGCACTGATGAGGTTCAACGCAGCCCCCGTCGAAGTTTGGCACGCCATGCCAAAGCATCTGTTGCAGGTGCTTCAGACCGGTCTGGCCATCAGCGCCATCAGCAAAGGGGCGTTCGAAATGAACCTCGGCGATGCGGTCCGCGCCTGGGGCTTCTCGTCCGACGCCATCGACCTCGCTGCCATCAGGTCGGCCAGCGCAGCCCCCCGCGTTCCCGCCCTCGCGGCGCTCGACCTCGACCTTCCCGCCGGCCTCGCCCGCAAGACAGCACCCCTCGCGCTCGACCTTTCCGGCATCGCCAAGGGTTACGGCGTCGACCGGCTGGCCGAAACCGTCGTGGCGTATGGCATCGCCCACGCCCTTTGCGCCATCGACGGCGAAGTCCGCGCGGTCGGAACACGGGCGGACGGCGCTCCTTGGTCGGTCGGTATCGACGCACCCGACAGCGGCTTGCGTGGCAGCCATTCCGTGATCGCACTCGCCAACGCCGCCGTCGCCACCTCGGGCGATTATCGCCATTTCCTGACGATCCGCAACACGCGGCTGTCCCACACGATGGACCCGTCCACCCGAGCGCCAGTCATCGAAGCTCCGGCTTCGGTCACGGTGCTTGGGCAATCTTGCGTGTTTGCTGATGCGATGGCTACCGCCCTGATGGTCACGGGGCGTACCCGTGCCAGGCGCCTTGCTGTGGACCAAGGCATAAGTGCGCTTTTACTCGAAAGGTCTGGCGAACTGCTTTGCACTGGTCTGTTCAAAGACACGGCTCGCTTGATCAACTGA
- a CDS encoding LysR family transcriptional regulator has protein sequence MKQVPSLENLQTFLALAQDLNFRRAAERLHLDQSALSRRIQKLEQTLGFRLLDRTTREVSLTQAGQQFYQTAADLLRTYEERVETARRVAEGKTGLLRLAYMAFAATELMPAAVVRFRQAHPHVDLRLSYIRTQGQKMALANQEIDLGYMIGPFDHPDYQSVSLSSEPLYVVTPRNHPLLLLPSVTPQDLIGQDMILGDMREWDEYRWRLNDLFSAEGISLKVTLEASNTLGLIGLVAAGLGVTIYPESLIGFLGRTVEVRQIMHPAFRSRTILAWKRSNRSSQVRSYVEIAKNVGVR, from the coding sequence GTGAAACAGGTGCCGAGTCTGGAAAACCTGCAAACGTTTCTGGCGCTTGCGCAGGATCTGAATTTCCGGCGGGCGGCGGAGCGGCTGCATCTGGACCAGTCGGCCCTGAGCCGACGGATACAGAAGCTGGAGCAGACGCTTGGCTTCCGCCTTCTGGACCGCACGACCCGCGAGGTGTCGCTGACGCAGGCGGGGCAGCAATTCTACCAGACCGCCGCCGACCTTTTGCGGACCTATGAGGAGAGGGTCGAAACGGCGCGGCGGGTGGCCGAGGGCAAGACGGGGTTGTTGCGCCTGGCCTATATGGCTTTTGCCGCGACCGAACTGATGCCCGCCGCCGTGGTGCGGTTCCGGCAGGCGCATCCGCATGTGGATTTGCGGCTAAGTTATATCCGGACACAAGGGCAGAAGATGGCACTGGCCAATCAAGAGATCGACCTTGGCTACATGATCGGCCCCTTCGACCACCCCGATTATCAGTCGGTCTCGCTGTCGTCGGAACCGCTTTACGTGGTGACGCCGCGCAACCACCCGCTGCTTTTGCTGCCAAGCGTCACCCCGCAAGATCTGATCGGTCAGGACATGATCTTGGGCGACATGCGCGAATGGGACGAATACCGCTGGCGCCTGAACGACCTGTTCAGCGCCGAGGGGATTTCGCTGAAGGTCACACTCGAGGCGTCGAACACGCTGGGGCTGATCGGGCTGGTCGCAGCGGGGCTGGGGGTGACAATCTATCCCGAGAGCCTGATCGGTTTTCTGGGGCGCACCGTCGAAGTGCGCCAGATCATGCACCCTGCCTTTCGCAGTCGCACGATCCTTGCCTGGAAACGCTCGAACCGGTCGAGTCAGGTCAGGTCCTATGTCGAGATCGCAAAGAATGTCGGTGTTCGATAA
- a CDS encoding isochorismatase family protein — translation MSDVDVKELDRLLQQAFDTASKLYQERGFQRRVGFGKRPALISVDLANAWTRPGNPFTCDQEKMDNEIIPGMQKLLKAFRAAQLPVVHVTTAYEITDRNADFTDMGLWHNKIPIDVVNLKDTDLWAIDSRIAPIDGEYTLLKKRASAFHGTELAGILRANNVDTILVTGVTACACVRQTICDGLADGFRTIAVKEAIGDRVPGAVAWNLFDIDAKFGDVETVDTCVSYLDSLAAQKIAAE, via the coding sequence ATGAGCGACGTTGACGTCAAGGAACTCGACCGTCTGCTTCAGCAGGCCTTCGACACGGCCAGCAAGCTTTACCAAGAGCGCGGCTTCCAGCGCCGCGTCGGTTTTGGCAAGCGCCCCGCGCTGATCAGCGTCGACCTTGCCAATGCATGGACGCGTCCGGGCAATCCATTCACCTGCGATCAGGAAAAGATGGACAATGAAATCATCCCCGGCATGCAAAAGCTGCTCAAAGCCTTCCGCGCCGCGCAATTGCCCGTCGTCCATGTGACCACCGCCTATGAAATCACCGACCGCAACGCCGATTTCACCGACATGGGCCTTTGGCACAACAAGATCCCGATCGACGTGGTGAACCTGAAAGACACCGACCTCTGGGCAATCGACAGCCGCATCGCCCCGATCGACGGTGAATACACGTTGCTCAAAAAGCGCGCCTCGGCCTTCCACGGCACCGAACTGGCGGGCATCCTGCGCGCCAATAATGTCGACACCATCCTTGTCACCGGCGTGACCGCTTGCGCCTGCGTCCGCCAGACCATCTGCGACGGGCTTGCCGACGGCTTCCGGACCATCGCGGTGAAAGAGGCCATTGGCGACCGCGTCCCCGGTGCAGTGGCGTGGAACCTTTTCGATATCGACGCCAAGTTCGGCGATGTCGAAACCGTCGACACCTGCGTGTCTTATCTCGACAGCCTCGCAGCGCAAAAGATCGCCGCCGAGTGA